In the genome of Capricornis sumatraensis isolate serow.1 chromosome 4, serow.2, whole genome shotgun sequence, the window GAGATCCGGGCCGCGGGGTCGGCGGGAAGAGGGGGAGAGGCTGCTGGGCACGCAGGttggggaggagcagggaggacGCTGCCTCGGAACCCGTGGGGACTCGGAGGCGCCCCGTGGGAACGCGGGGGTGAGATGGGAGGTGATCGCGAGGTCCTACCCGCTGAACCCCTGGGCTTTAGGGACCGGGTGGCCTTGGTCTCAGTGTAGACCGTGCCCGCGAGCAAGCAGGCTCTGACCTCTGCAGGCACCAGGGCAGATTTCCCCTCTGCTTCCTCCAGTGCCGTCTCCACTCCCCACTGGGCCACTCTGCCTCTCCCTAAGGCCCTTAAAAGCCACTGGAAGAGTCAGGCCATACTGATTACAAGGACCATAAACAGACATATATTTCTACATATTTATGCCCCTTGCCTGCTTGGTTCAGTGGGCACCCTGGGGGAGGTACCAATCTACAGTGGCCGGAGCAGCTCTCTGAATACAAACGCTgggaagaaaggaacagaaagaggACGGCCCCAGCCAAGCTGGCGCCCGGTATTCTCTGAGGTTCTTAAGGCAGGAATGGGAATCAACTGGAAGAGGCAGCtgcagaggaaaaataaagaaacaccTAGAGGTGCAGGTGCGTCGACAGACACAAAGGACCACAGCAGTGATGCTGAATGCTGTAGCCAGGCAGTGGAGAGAGCTCTGTCCTGCCAGCCTGCAGGTGGACGTGGGGTTTCACACAGCATGCGCCCGGCGCTCACGTGTTCTGTGTCCAGTCCTCATGCGGGCCCAGCAGGTGTCGTGGTGGACAGAGCTCTGTCCCGCCAGTCTGCAGGTGGACGTGGGGTTTCACAGCACACCCCCAGCATGCACACATTCTGTGTCTAGTCCTCATGTGGGCCCAACAGGTGTGGCGGGGGAGCTGAGCCCTGAGTTGATGGTCTCAGCTCACCCACTGGGCCTGTGTGGTCTTATTTCATCTCTCTGACCCTCGGATTATCCAGTTGCAAAAGGGGACCACCATTTGCCTTCCCAGGCTGTTGTATTAGGAGGTCATGAGCTGGGAGGGTTTGGCACAGTTCCTGGTGCAGAATGTGTGAAAGGTAAGTGGTGTCATCATTACAACTGCTCATTTCTCCACCCTTGGGGACACGTACCAGCTCAGACCACTCTTGATTGTTTTCTGAGCTGGATCCCTTCCCAAGACCACACTGGGAGCTCTGCTGCCCGACAGCTCTGGGCTTCGCCAAGCGCCAGGGAGCCGAGCAGTTCTTGTTAGGAACAGCGGTCCTTGGAGCTGGGCACAGGCTTCAGGGCATGAGAGATTTAGCCCTGCCAGCTGGCACCAAGGCCACCCACCCGGGgcagtggggggggagggggcactCGTGAGTGTCACAGCAGGTCCAGGTGAAAAAGTGAACTGGGGACCTGCCAACTGCTAATGGGAGTGATTACAGCCGGGCTCCCAGCCTCCCCTCAGGGAGAACACCAGCCAGCAGCTAACCTGAAAACTAGCCTATAATTCCTGCTCAAGTCAACCGAGCAGAAGAAGCAGAGACGCTGATGAAGGCAAAGAACCGGGCCCCTGAGCAAACACTGATGGCTCTGTCCTCACCCCAGCCTAGGCCTGCTACTCTAGCCACCCACTCTGCTCCCTCCTGCCCTCGCCCATCATGCCAGCCCTCGTccagacccccccccccaccccgccaaggATAGGTCTCCTCCCTGGGAACTTAGGTTGTACCAGATCTTTGAAGTTATCCTTGCATTTCTAGGGAATGGACTCCAGTCGCTCAGAGTAACTTCTGAATGAGATTCTTTAGCCCCATTTCTTTCAGGTCTGAGGCCCTGAATGAAAAGGGCACAGAAAAGAAGGATGAGAAGTCAGGGCACACAATGGAGTATACCGATGGTCTGAGTCCCAGAGGGTCCTCGGTGTTGCAGTGGGTTATGTCTAATCTGTGTACACACTCgaacgcacacatgcacacacagcgcCTTCGCTTCAGCCTGGGAGAAGCTTGACAAAGATGTGGCTGGGATGAAAAGAGGGAAGTTAAGACTTTCTCATATATAAATTGAGTGCAAACATCCCACAAGGACCTGGGAAAGGGAAGACACACTCGCCAagcagctcccaggctcccagCATCTGTGCTTATGTCTCACACACGATACCCagggacagagacagagggaTGGCACTTTGCTTCCAGACCTCCGACTCCCAGCCCGGTGTCCTCACCTGCCCACCACACTCCTTCTCATAAGCCTAGGACGGCAGCCTGGGAGTGGGGAACAAACTAAGCAGGTTTCTATCCAAAACCCATTTCGCTGAGCACCTGTTAAatgccgggggggggggggggacaccaGGTAAAGCTTGTTTGGAGACCTGATACCTCATCCGTCCACCTGGAGCAGGGAGACCAGGATgggttgagagagagagaagacacgCCCAGTCAGCTCAGCAGCCCAGGAAACTCAGTGAGCAGGAtcgtccccacccccagcaccaaGGTTTAATAccacaaatttataaatatatagattCTTTCCTGTAGAGGAAGACTAGATCTCAGCTTCTTTAAGACATAAAATTAGATACAAGTAACAATTATGAGACTGTTATTGTTTGGTTTGTAACATATATACATCTACCATGTACAACAATAGAACTAAGAGgggaacagaaataaaatacagaatacaTAGAagcatgttttctatttctcactGAAATTACATTGGTATAAATCATAAGATATGATGCATATTATTAGCTTTAGAGCAACTACTAAGAATATAACTCAAAAAACCAtttaagagacttccctggtggtccagtggctaagactccatgctcccaatgcaggaggcccagggttcaatccctggtcagggaaccagatcccatgtgctgcaactaagacctggcacagccaaataaataaatatttttaaagaacagtttaaaaattattaaaggaaTTAGATGttatactaggaaaaaaaaaactcttagtaccaaaaaatgaaaaattttttaaaaaagaacttcagGTTTCAAATATATAGTCGTTGAAAAACATTAATAGATGTATTAAGCagcacattgctgctgctgctaagtcacttcagtcgtgtccgacgctgtgtgaccccatagatggcagcccaccaggcttccccgtccctgggactctccaggcaagaacactggagtgggttgccatttccttctccaatgcatgaaagtgaaaagtgaaagtgaagttgctcagtcgtgcccgaccctcagcgaccccatggactgcagccttccaggctcctccgtccatgggattttccaggcaagagtactggagtggggtgccattgccttctccactaaaaAGACTTAGTAACTTTAAATAATATTATctgaagaggggatatatgtataactgattcactttgctgtgcagaagaaacacaacattgcaaagcaaccatgctccaataaaaatgaataaaatatatatctgaagaaaatctcTAGAATGCAGTAGAGAGAGCTAGAAGTGGTAACATACTCCAAAGACAAATTGagtagattgggaagatccaaaATATGCCTAATAGAAATTCCAGGAGGAGAAACTTGAAAGAGTCAGGGAAAGATAATAAAGTAATTACAGCTGAGAATTTTCTAAAATCGGTGAAAACTTCAATCCACAGATTTAAGAATCACAAGGAACCCTAAACAGGAGGAATAAATATAAACATGCTGCTAGATGCTCGGATGTGACACCAGAGAGCATCTACAGGAAAGGACCTTCAGAGAAGCCGTGACAGTGAACCACGGAACAGCAGTTAGACTGACAGCAGGCTTCTCATCAGAAATAACACAAGCCAGAATGCAAAggatggttaaaaaaataaagttaaatatatccGCAATCACACTAAATGTCCTATTAAATGAGACAGATGATtgggctcaattttttttttaattcccagctATATgcttttataagaaatatttctagggacttccctggtggtacagtgggtaagaatcgcctgccaatgcaggggacactgattGGATCGCTGACCGGGGAgtattccacatgccatggggcaactaagcctgtgagctgcaactactaaaggCCGCaggcctagggcctgtgctccacagcaagagaagagccagcttgccgcaactagagaaagcactcAAACAGCAACGACGAGCCACCCAAccgaaaataataaataaaagaaatctctCTAAAacataaagacaaagaaagattgaaggttgaaGAGAAAATGTAGACATAAgtattttaatgcatttatataaataaaccaagcaaatattaactcaaaacagCTAGCATgacttgggcttcctggtggctcagtggtgaagaatcctcctgccaatgcaggagacacgggtttgatccctgatcccagAGGATCCCACACACTGCGAAGCAACTAAACctatgcgccacaactattgcaTCCgtcctctagagcccaggaaccacagttACCGAGCCCACAGGCTACAGCTGCTGAAACCGGcacgcctagagcccatgctctgcaacaggagaagccgccgcAACGAGAAGCAACTAGCGGCAAggccctgctcgccgcaactagataAAAGCCTACACAGCAACGAAatcccagcacagccgaaaaaacgaaagaagtaaaaatgatggctcagacggtaaagcgtctgtctacgatgtgggagacctggggtcgatccctggattgggaagatcccttggagaaggaaatggcaatccactccagtactcttgcctggaaaatcccatggacagaggagcctggtaggctacagtccatggggtcgtgaagagtcggacacgacagcgacttcacgttcacgttcaaaaatgataaaaagaaaatgcctTTAAAAAGCTAGCGTGACCATATTcgcattagaaaaaaaataaactttatactaaagaaaatttttatgaaataaagaaTTTCATCATATAGTGATAAAGGAGCTGGCATAGTAGTTAGGGTATACACACTAGACCTCGACTACcgaggttcaaatcctgactccacCACTCAGAAGCTAGGTGACCTTGGTCAAGTTACTTGATCTCTCTGTCTtcaattttctcacctgtaaaatggggacagtaatTAATAGCACCTACTTCATAGAGTTGTTATGAGAGATGGAAGGCACCTGGATGTCTGAGTCACCACCTGGAGGGGAAGACCAAGAGCAGCACCCGGCCCACATCAGTCTATGAAACGAGCGAGAAATACCTTGAGTGCGTTAAGCCATATTTTCAATGTACATGTTTCTGAGAGCTGTTTTGTCCCATTTGTTTGTATCCCACcctctgccaagagaacactgtCTTAATTTactgtaacttttaaaaaatgtttgaaatccGATAGGACCAAATCCAGGATCTTCTCCACAACAAGgcagttcttcatttctttcagggGCTCAGTAAGTGCTCCGCAggcatttgttgagtgaataaataaagagGAAGTTAGAGACACAAAGGAAAGAGCAGACAAGATGAGACACCCCTTGGGGCTCCAAAGGGAGGTCCCGGATGCTGCAGCTGTTCTGGTAGGAGTGAGATCCATAGTGGGAGAAGGGAGAAGGCTTTCAAACCAGACccctcttctctgtctcctgaaaaaagagaaaatgaggttTTTTGGAACCAAGAGCTGGAGAAGGCTGGAAGCAAAAGCTGAAGCCCTGACAGCCTCGCAGCCCTTCATAGCAGGAGACAATCCTCgcacctccagcccctggcagaaGCTGCCAGGAGTCCCCGGCAGAGAGCAGGCAGGCATCCCTGCAcgacccagctctcctgcaccaCGCGGTACGGGGGAAGTGACAAGAGAGGCTGGGGGAACAAAGCTATTCTAGccgagatattttaaaaatccgcCCTCAAGGCAGCATCCGGTTGCTACAGCAACCCTAGCTCCTGGGGAGGCCTGACCACCCACTGGCTCTCCCCCTGCCTCAGCCCAGGGGTGTCCTCGGGAGGCCTGAAGCTGCCAGCACCACGGGGACACGGAGGAAGCGTGGGGTTCCAGCACCAAGGTCAGGGCTGGAGACCCTCGTGGGCACCGCATGGTCCACTTCTGCTCTGGGCTGATCGCTTTATTCTGAACATGTGCTTACTTCCTGTGCAGATTGACTCATGGAGTCTTGCCGAAACACAAAAAGGTAACTTTTTCACTCAGTCAGGCTGAGCAGTGAAGCAGCTGGTTGTGGATTTGGTTCCAAGGTCTGGACAAAGCCCCAGAGGAATGAGACCGGTCTGCAGCCTAGCGGCCAGCCCTGTCCTTGACCTGCGTGAGTGACCTGCGGTCACCTTTCCTTCCTGCACCCCGCCTGGAAGGGCCCCTACCACCTTCAGGAAAAACCAAGGgttagaaagggagagaaagggccACAGGGAGAGCAGCTGCCAGTcacagggcagagctgggggcagacacacacactgtcacCCCATCCCTTCAGCCTGGGGCTCCGGCAAGACCCTGCACGCGGCCACACCCAGCGTGGCTCCCTATTCCTGCTGCACTCTCCTTTCACTCTTGGGGGCCTCCTGGGCCCAGGGAGAGCTcgcaggtcttagttgtggcttgtaggatcttttAGTGACAGGAACTCCTAGTAGTGGATTCCCtgacccgggatcgaacctggccCCCTGGCATTAGGAGcgtggactcttagccactggaccaccaggtaagatGCATTGCAGGAAAGTTCTTTAAAGGGACTCCAGCACCACCAGCTCCATCTTCGCCCTCTTCTCTCCGTGGAACGTGGCTGAGATGCTGAGGCAGCAGGTAGGCAGGCCTGCATGCCAGCAGGGTGGGCAGCAGAGTCCTTGAGATGCCTGCCCCGAATGCCATGATGCTTAGACAGCGTTGGAGACACTGGTCAGGCTTCTGAGACAGGCAGCTGAAGAAAATCCTAAACAGCACAGTGTGGTACCTACAACAGCTCCTTCGTGACGTCCACCATCTACAGACGGGAGGGAGCTGGAGAAGAGTGGGGATCACTGCGGGTgaggcccctgccctcccccaaggAACAGGAGGGAGAGAAGCCACGCCTGCCTGTGGGTCTGCAGTCCTGCCACACACCCAGCATGTGGGTGAGGGGACCCAAGAAGGCACCAGCGTGGACAGTGCAGAGCGCATCTTTTAGAAGATGTAGAGTAAGGAGTGAACTTAGGTCACGGggtgatggggacctcagggaagaTAATGCAGGACAGTGGAGAGAgcgattttgttttgttttctgtttttgtttgctgTACCAGGAATCTGAGTTTCCCACCCTGGGATGGAAGCCAGAGTCCTACCCATTGGACCAGCGAGGAAGACCTTGTTTTTACAGGAATTTGAGGGACTCCTTCTGAGCAGTCACATCCCCAGATTCTGAAAAAGGGATGGAGCTTTGTGGATGTGGAAAGTAAGGGAATGGTGagtgcagaggccctgaggcaggagggccTGACTGCAGGGACCTGATAAGAGAGCTGGTCAAAGCTCTGCTTTGACTGGGCCTGTGAGGGGCGTCAGGGCTGGAGGGGTTCTACAGGCGAGGGTGGGCTGCATgtgaggagctgctgctgcttgaAGGTGAGGGGCTCTCCTGCAGGGCCTGTGGGCAAGGTCTTGCACAGGAACGGGGCACAAGTCATTCACCCTCCCCCTCGCCCCTCCCAGGAGCAGCCCAGGGAAGAGTCtgaaggagggaaggagcagAGGGCTATGTCAGCTGCAGTAGGATGGGGACTGGGGCTGGCTGGGGGCGGGCACATGGCGAGTGGGGGCCACAGTCCTGGAAGAGATGCGTGGGACGACTGGGATGACTGGGAGAGCAGCCAGGAACATGAGACAGTTTCTAGAGTCACCGTAGGAAAGGCCCCTCTTTCTTTCCACATCAGGGAAGTGGTTAAGTCCGTGGTGAGGCCTGGGTCAGATTCAATCCTGCACAGACCAGGCTCGAGGCCCAGATTGCAGTGGGCTGGGGTCCACGCTCTCACCAATGCCTCAGATCACACACTCCACTTGCCCACCATCCTTCCCTACGCAACTTTTTAGTGCATTCCAGACAAAGCGTCACAAGACACagcaaaatgaatatttattattgtacagttattttcacttaaaaaaaataggttcAAAGTCTCTGGGAAGTAAGTTAAAAGACCATACAAAATAGTGTCTGAGAGTCACAGCCCATGCTGGCAGCAGGCAGAGACCCCCACCGGGTGAGGACGCTGTCTGCATGGGcacgggaggggctggggggcagccagcaggcccacccccatccctgggcccTAGAGAGCCCAGCCCTCCTTGCAGAGGACCAGCCGCACAGCCTCATGCAAGTCACTGACCACGTGGGCTGCCTCCAGGAGCTCAGGCCTGAAGCCGAAGTCCCGGTGTCCGTGGAACGGAGACCCCTCACTGCCCGGGGCAGGCAcggtggggctgggggcctggggacCGTACACACCCGTGCACACCAGGATGGAGGCGCAGCTCCGGGCCGCTCCCTCCTGCTGCGTCTGCAGGTGCTGGTGGAACAGGTTGGCCCCGTAGACATCAGACATGGGGTTGTCGCTGGGGAGAGAGGACCCAGTTCAGTGTGGCGCGAAGCGGGCAGGGTGCTGTCCACTTGGGGTGGAGGGTGGCTGGGGCACGAGcacgggggaggaggggggctcaCCCCACGGCGTAGAGGCTCCGGATGGGGGCGGCCCAGCCTCGCCGCACTGCCTGCTGCGCCAGCAGGCCCTCGGCGTACCGGTAGGTGAGGAGGCTGGGCTTGCCCGTGAGGCCCGAGTAGCACAGCTCCCGGCCTGTCAGCTTGCGGTAAATGGCCTCCAGGCACAGCAGGAAGGTCCCGTGGCCAAACCTGCCAGGGAGGTTTCAATTTTGACATTACTGAATGAACAGGTGACATCAAATTGGCTTTATCAACAATAAGTTACCTCCTGCCATTCGGTCCTACATAACCCACTCCCTTCACCTATCGTCAGCAAACCTGAACTCTAGGAAGAATGTTCCAGAAGACATGCCTGACCGCGAGCTGTggaactgcattttaaaaaagcaatgagAGCTACCACAGTGACCTGTCCCCCTTGGGCGGCTGCACAGTGGCTCGGGGTTGGCCCCCGCACCAGTGACGGACCCACCGCACAGCTCATCCGGAGGCAGGTGGAAGGGATGTCACTTGTTCACCTGTGGCCCCAGACAAGCCCAACAGTACCAGCAGCTGCCCTTCCAGGGAGGTCACCTGGGGGTCAAACCTGAAAAtccttcttcttccctcccctGCGTCTTATGGGCAGGACACCAAGGAGTGGGAGAACGCGCACCTCGGGCAaaggcagggagggcaggggagggcgcGGAGAACAGGGCCTGAGCCCCACTCGGGCTCCGCGGGCTGAAAGGAGCCGTCCTGCTGGACACTGGCGGGCAAGCGGGGGTAACCCCCACCTCGATCCACCATCCGTGCTCCGTAAGCGGCAGTGTTCCTTTACTACTCAGTATATGAAGTGACCCTGGAGACCGCTCCCAGAGGCCAGGTCACCATGGCAAACCCAGGGCCTAGAGGAAGGGGTCTGAGATCAGAGCACCCGGATGGCTGAGGAGCCACCAGCAGCTGGAGGCGGGGACCCTGTGTCCTCACCTGGGCATCTTGGCTTCGGCCATCCAGAGGAGGTCCGTGTTGCTGGCCAGGACCgggaggtgggggtagggggccGTCGCCAGACCCGTGCCAGGGTTCCCGTCGCTGAGGAGGACATCGGTGATCAGCTGCAGGCTCGTCTCCCAGCGCACAGGCTCCCCCAGGAGAAGCACCCCTGCAGAGCGCGGACGGTGAGCCATGGCGCAGGGCGCCCCTCGGGGAGTCCTGCCCCAGCCATTCCCCCGGGGTGCATGGCCCTGGAGAGGGCACAGGTCCCAGGAAGTGGACAAAGCCGAGCCAGGAGGAGCTCCTGAGGGCTCCTTCGTGTGTCCACCTGGCCATCCAAGGGTTAGAAGCAGAGGAGCAACAGCCCCTGCTGACCGACCCTTGCCCAGCACCTCAGCCACCCGGTCACGTCCCCCGAGCCCCAGGGCCAGCTGGAAACACAGTGGAGAGAAAGGGCCACAGGGCCTACGCTGCCCACGCCCCTCTGAGACCGTAGGCTAGTTCTCAGCGTGTCTCAGCCTCGGCTTCCTCAGCTACATAAGGACAACACTCACTGCTGTGCGGAGGGTCAAAGCGAGACCCGGCAGAATACGCAGGCTGAGCTGCCCACAGGCTGCCCGCGCCAGcttcaagaccaggagctggccaGTCCGCGGCCCGCTGGGCAGCGCGCCCCAGGGAGCTGTTTTCATTGTCACAAGGACTGACACACGCAGTGAGGGCTGTGGGAGGGGCCGGGACGCGAGGGGCTCAGGACAGCCCTGCTCAGTCAAGCCCCCCAGGTCTACTGACAGCTGACACATAGAACAACCTGCTTACCATGAGATATGCCTAAATCTTAATTCCATTCCCCACAACGTATTTTTCGGTACGGTTTTCATAAACACAGATTTTCTCCAAAATGTAACTATCATGTTAGTCATGAGAAGACTGCACTTCATTTCTTCAAAACTTTACCAAGATTTATTCCCAATCGGGAAAAGCACATCACCAGTGATGACACTGCCCCTAACTTGAGTCACACTGAGGCACACCTACACACCTGTGAACACACTGCGTTTGTCACAGAGGCACACCTACACACCCGTGAACACAGTGCGTTTATAGCTGTGACACTCCCGGGGATTCTACTTTTGCTATGATCATTTTGCTACTTAACTATGTTCTCTTGGGTAATTATTACATACTGAAATGCAGATTGCCTTACTAAAAAACGTTTCTTTCTCCATACAATTACAGCTTTCGAGTGAATTAACCTTtgtgtatggtggtggtggtggctgaggcactaagtcgtgtccaactcgtgaccccatgcactgtaaccctgccaggctcctctgtccatgggattctccaggcaagaatactgaagtgggttgccatttccttctccataacgTTTGTGTATAGGAAAATAATAGTATCTATGAGAACACTCGGAATAGTAAGTGGAACCACACAATATTTTTTCTGTTGCCCAGGCAGAACTGGGTTCAACAGggctgagaaacactgggccAGGTTACCTTAGGCACCTTTCCACTTAGATTTTCCACCTTTACAATTTTTCTGGAATAATGAGGCAGGTGGCATGGGGGAAAGATCAGCAGCTACTGTCTCAGAGGTGGTGAATGGCAGATGGAGACCAGAGCCCAGCGTCTAGCACCCCGCCCACACTGCCCGCGTCATGCAGGGACCTCATTACCTTCAATCGCAGGGAAGTCACTCCTTGGAAGCGGCTGCAAGAGACCAAGAAGAGACCGTCAATGCCATGGTCACCTGGTTTCCAGGGCTGGGACGTGTGAGGACAGACAGAGGGTCCCTCGGTGTGGCCCAGGCCGAGGAGAAGCTGACAGGCCGAGGGGGAGGTCCCCAGGGAGAGAGTGAGAGCGCCCAGCGGGGGCACCACGTGTGAAAGTCAGCCAGGGGTCAGCTGCTCCACTGTCTTCTTGCAGCAAGGATG includes:
- the HDHD5 gene encoding haloacid dehalogenase-like hydrolase domain-containing 5 isoform X1 — its product is MAALGEVAARWAPGLWRRAVRAAAWLGGRRFASGGTQSPPTFGLLLDIDGVLVRGHQVIPAAQEAFRRLLDPQGQLRVPVVFVTNAGNISQCSKAEELSAQLGFQVQPDQVILSHSPMKLFSQHHDRRMLVSGQGPLVENARALGFKHLVTVDELRAAFPVLDMVDLQRRPKTTPLPRSDFPAIEGVLLLGEPVRWETSLQLITDVLLSDGNPGTGLATAPYPHLPVLASNTDLLWMAEAKMPRFGHGTFLLCLEAIYRKLTGRELCYSGLTGKPSLLTYRYAEGLLAQQAVRRGWAAPIRSLYAVGDNPMSDVYGANLFHQHLQTQQEGAARSCASILVCTGVYGPQAPSPTVPAPGSEGSPFHGHRDFGFRPELLEAAHVVSDLHEAVRLVLCKEGWAL
- the HDHD5 gene encoding haloacid dehalogenase-like hydrolase domain-containing 5 isoform X2; translation: MRPPPSPPHPTTPLPDLGRSRLPSVQSPPTFGLLLDIDGVLVRGHQVIPAAQEAFRRLLDPQGQLRVPVVFVTNAGNISQCSKAEELSAQLGFQVQPDQVILSHSPMKLFSQHHDRRMLVSGQGPLVENARALGFKHLVTVDELRAAFPVLDMVDLQRRPKTTPLPRSDFPAIEGVLLLGEPVRWETSLQLITDVLLSDGNPGTGLATAPYPHLPVLASNTDLLWMAEAKMPRFGHGTFLLCLEAIYRKLTGRELCYSGLTGKPSLLTYRYAEGLLAQQAVRRGWAAPIRSLYAVGDNPMSDVYGANLFHQHLQTQQEGAARSCASILVCTGVYGPQAPSPTVPAPGSEGSPFHGHRDFGFRPELLEAAHVVSDLHEAVRLVLCKEGWAL